From the Amycolatopsis thermoflava N1165 genome, one window contains:
- a CDS encoding alpha/beta fold hydrolase produces the protein MTATVRRRGTDRRFTTSDGTALHVELSGPRDAAVTLVLVHAWTQDHLEWDPVLPLLPTGVQVLRYDHRGHGWSEPAKPGTATVAQLADDLAELIAELAPEGRLVLAGHSMGGMTVMALAERHPELVESRVDGVAFIATSCCDMDRLTLGLNGRAGRVAARVDKTFGRLLNRWGAEHVPIPAPLARPSVKWLAFGKKVRRADVRAMTEQFLRAHPRSVGGFRDSMSDHDRRKALATLREKPTVVMVGDRDRITPVHHARVIAEELPEAEFVLFPGAGHELTYERTREVAKRLSRLLAL, from the coding sequence ATGACGGCGACGGTCCGTCGGAGGGGGACGGACCGTCGCTTCACCACGAGCGACGGCACCGCCCTCCACGTCGAGCTGTCCGGACCGCGCGATGCCGCGGTCACCCTGGTGCTGGTGCACGCGTGGACGCAGGACCACCTGGAGTGGGACCCGGTCCTGCCGCTGCTGCCGACCGGCGTCCAGGTGCTGCGCTACGACCACCGCGGGCACGGCTGGTCGGAGCCGGCGAAACCGGGGACGGCGACGGTCGCGCAGCTGGCCGACGACCTCGCCGAGCTGATCGCGGAGCTGGCACCGGAGGGCAGGCTCGTCCTGGCCGGGCATTCGATGGGCGGGATGACCGTGATGGCGCTGGCCGAGCGGCACCCGGAGCTGGTCGAATCGCGGGTGGACGGGGTCGCGTTCATCGCCACCTCGTGCTGCGACATGGACCGGCTCACGCTCGGGCTGAACGGGCGGGCCGGACGGGTGGCGGCGCGTGTCGACAAGACGTTCGGGCGGCTGCTGAACCGCTGGGGCGCCGAGCACGTGCCGATCCCGGCGCCGCTGGCCCGGCCGTCGGTGAAGTGGCTGGCGTTCGGGAAGAAGGTGCGGCGGGCCGACGTGCGGGCGATGACGGAGCAGTTCCTGCGTGCGCACCCGCGCAGCGTCGGCGGCTTCCGGGACTCGATGTCCGACCACGACCGGCGCAAGGCGCTGGCCACGCTGCGGGAGAAGCCGACCGTGGTCATGGTCGGCGACCGGGACCGGATCACGCCGGTGCACCACGCGCGCGTGATCGCCGAGGAGTTGCCGGAGGCGGAGTTCGTGCTCTTCCCCGGCGCGGGTCACGAGCTGACCTACGAGCGGACGCGCGAGGTCGCGAAGCGGCTGAGCCGCCTGCTGGCGCTCTGA
- the moeZ gene encoding adenylyltransferase/sulfurtransferase MoeZ, with protein sequence MAGTLPPLVEPAAELTKEEVARYSRHLIIPDVGMDGQKRLKNAKVLVIGAGGLGSPALLYLAAAGVGTLGVIDFDVVDESNLQRQVIHGQSDIGKPKAVSAKESIAEINPFVNVILHTEQLTTANALDVFRGYDLILDGTDNFATRYLVNDAAVLLGKPYVWGSIFRFEGQVSVFWEDAPNGQGLNYRDLYPEPPPPGMVPSCAEGGVLGVLCASIGSIMVTEAIKLITGIGEPLLGRLISYDALEMKYREVKIRKDPETPKITELIDYEAFCGVVSDEAQQAASGSTITPAELKAKFDAGENFELIDVREPHEHEIVNIKGAKLIPKDRILSGEALAELPQDKPIVLHCKSGARSAEALAALHRAGFKDATHLGGGVLAWARQIDQSLPTY encoded by the coding sequence ATGGCAGGCACGCTGCCGCCGCTCGTGGAGCCGGCGGCCGAACTCACCAAGGAAGAGGTGGCCCGCTACAGTCGGCACCTGATCATCCCGGATGTCGGGATGGACGGGCAGAAGCGGCTGAAGAACGCGAAGGTGCTGGTCATCGGCGCGGGCGGCCTCGGCAGCCCCGCGCTGCTGTACCTCGCCGCCGCGGGCGTCGGGACGCTCGGTGTCATCGACTTCGACGTCGTCGACGAGTCGAACCTGCAACGCCAGGTCATCCACGGCCAGTCCGACATCGGCAAGCCCAAGGCCGTCTCGGCCAAGGAGTCGATCGCCGAGATCAACCCGTTCGTCAACGTCATCCTGCACACCGAGCAGCTGACCACCGCGAACGCGCTGGACGTCTTCCGCGGCTACGACCTGATCCTGGACGGCACGGACAACTTCGCGACCCGCTACCTGGTCAACGACGCCGCCGTGCTGCTGGGCAAGCCGTACGTGTGGGGTTCGATCTTCCGGTTCGAGGGCCAGGTCAGCGTGTTCTGGGAGGACGCGCCGAACGGTCAGGGCCTGAACTACCGCGACCTCTACCCCGAGCCGCCGCCTCCGGGCATGGTCCCCTCGTGCGCCGAGGGTGGCGTGCTGGGCGTGCTGTGCGCCTCGATCGGCTCGATCATGGTGACCGAGGCGATCAAGCTGATCACCGGCATCGGCGAGCCGCTGCTCGGCCGCCTGATCAGCTACGACGCGCTGGAGATGAAGTACCGCGAGGTCAAGATCCGCAAGGACCCGGAGACGCCGAAGATCACCGAGCTGATCGACTACGAGGCGTTCTGCGGTGTCGTGTCGGACGAGGCGCAGCAGGCGGCGTCGGGCAGCACCATCACCCCGGCGGAGCTGAAGGCCAAGTTCGACGCGGGTGAGAACTTCGAGCTCATCGACGTCCGCGAGCCGCACGAGCACGAGATCGTGAACATCAAGGGCGCCAAGCTGATCCCGAAGGACCGCATCCTGTCGGGCGAGGCGCTGGCGGAGCTGCCGCAGGACAAGCCGATCGTGCTGCACTGCAAGTCGGGCGCCCGCTCGGCGGAGGCGCTGGCGGCGCTGCACCGGGCCGGGTTCAAGGACGCCACGCACCTCGGTGGCGGCGTGCTCGCCTGGGCGCGGCAGATCGACCAGAGCCTGCCGACGTACTGA
- a CDS encoding alpha/beta fold hydrolase: MTDTVPASRPSPDSGAPRVPVTHVPLSTRQLPELDPKLPPWPGKTEQVGGVSLHVRRTPGAAEETVLYVHGLGGSSTNWTDLAALLAPTAGGAAIDLPGFGFSEPERAFDFSLDAHAEVVARFAEGLGAGPVHLIGNSMGGAVSLLVAARHPELVKTLTLISPAMPDRRPDPRRLSDPLMALAYLPIVGRRARRKLAAYTAHQRAKLVIKLCFADPDSFPEHRMAELVEEHSARAELAWANAAMSRSTFGIFRTWFARGAASLWRVTPNVTVPTLVVWGTEDKVISVRRAARTAKLLPRGRLLVLPRTGHVAQMERPVVVAKAVLGMWEAVAAGSW; the protein is encoded by the coding sequence ATGACCGACACCGTCCCGGCTTCCCGGCCGTCCCCGGATTCCGGGGCGCCCAGGGTGCCCGTCACGCACGTACCGCTGTCCACTCGTCAGTTACCCGAACTCGACCCGAAACTCCCGCCGTGGCCGGGGAAAACCGAGCAGGTCGGGGGCGTGTCGCTGCACGTCCGGCGCACGCCGGGCGCGGCGGAGGAGACCGTCCTCTACGTGCACGGCCTCGGCGGGTCGTCGACGAACTGGACGGACCTCGCCGCCCTGCTGGCGCCGACGGCCGGGGGAGCGGCGATCGACCTGCCCGGCTTCGGGTTCTCCGAGCCGGAACGCGCCTTCGATTTCAGCCTCGACGCGCACGCCGAGGTGGTCGCCAGGTTCGCGGAGGGGCTCGGCGCCGGCCCGGTGCACCTCATCGGCAACTCGATGGGCGGCGCGGTGTCGCTGCTCGTCGCGGCGCGGCACCCCGAGCTGGTCAAGACGCTGACGTTGATCTCGCCCGCGATGCCGGACCGGCGGCCGGACCCGCGGCGGCTGTCCGACCCGCTGATGGCGCTGGCCTACCTGCCGATCGTCGGCCGCCGCGCCCGGCGCAAGCTCGCAGCCTACACCGCGCACCAGCGGGCCAAGCTGGTCATCAAGCTGTGCTTCGCCGACCCGGACTCCTTCCCCGAGCACCGGATGGCCGAGCTGGTCGAGGAGCACAGCGCCCGCGCCGAGCTGGCCTGGGCGAACGCGGCGATGTCGCGGAGCACGTTCGGGATCTTCCGCACCTGGTTCGCGCGGGGCGCCGCCTCACTGTGGCGGGTGACGCCCAACGTGACGGTTCCCACGCTGGTCGTGTGGGGCACCGAGGACAAGGTGATCTCGGTCCGCCGGGCGGCCCGGACCGCGAAGCTGTTGCCGCGCGGGCGGCTCCTCGTGTTGCCGCGGACCGGCCACGTGGCGCAGATGGAACGCCCGGTTGTCGTAGCGAAGGCTGTTCTGGGTATGTGGGAGGCGGTCGCCGCCGGTTCGTGGTAG
- a CDS encoding TetR/AcrR family transcriptional regulator produces MTETAAAQQRGVRLPRTERRAQLLAAAQRVFSANGYHAAAMDEIAEQAGVSKPVLYQHFPGKLDLYTALLENHVDELVARVNEALASTTDNKLRVRAAVGAFFDFVASETGAFRMIFESDLRGEPVVQEAVDRATTECVNAITDTITADAGLDEGRARLLAVGLVGLSQVSARFWLAHHSTMSREEAVSLTATLAWRGIGGGFPLQHTPGDS; encoded by the coding sequence ATGACGGAGACTGCGGCGGCGCAACAGCGGGGAGTCCGGCTACCCCGGACCGAGCGGCGCGCTCAGCTTCTGGCCGCGGCGCAGCGGGTCTTCTCGGCAAACGGGTACCACGCGGCGGCCATGGACGAGATCGCCGAGCAGGCGGGGGTCAGCAAGCCCGTGCTGTACCAGCACTTCCCGGGCAAGCTGGACCTCTACACCGCGCTGCTGGAGAACCACGTCGACGAGCTGGTCGCGCGCGTGAACGAGGCGCTCGCCTCGACCACCGACAACAAGCTCCGCGTGCGGGCCGCCGTCGGCGCGTTCTTCGACTTCGTCGCCAGCGAGACCGGCGCCTTCCGGATGATCTTCGAGTCCGACCTGCGGGGCGAGCCCGTCGTGCAGGAGGCCGTCGACCGCGCCACCACCGAGTGCGTCAACGCGATCACGGACACCATCACCGCCGACGCGGGCCTGGACGAGGGCCGGGCGCGCCTGCTGGCGGTCGGCCTGGTCGGGTTGAGCCAGGTCAGCGCCCGGTTCTGGCTGGCCCACCACAGCACGATGAGCCGTGAGGAGGCGGTGTCGCTGACCGCGACGCTCGCCTGGCGCGGCATCGGCGGCGGCTTCCCGCTCCAGCACACGCCAGGCGATTCCTGA
- a CDS encoding AurF N-oxygenase family protein, with product MTRTLDDHGREKTADRLLKSSANKFYDPDVDIDWSAPLAEGKPFQLERRSSLYGTHLWDRLTEEQRLELGKHELASIASNGIFFEVLLMQLLLKEVYNSDPTTRHVQYALAEIADECRHSTMFARSVEAVGAPAYGPVKIVHRLGKLLPFIGYGPALYGSILVAEEILDRIQRESMADEDIQPLVRMVNRIHVLEEARHVTFAREEVTRGMAKLNKAELFYQRWLIAVVSFAITRSLINPRVYKAVGLNPREAWEAAMNNPHWHETLRWSGERIMAFLDDAGLVGQPGTYWWRKSFLLGAR from the coding sequence GACGACCACGGCCGCGAGAAGACCGCCGACCGGTTGCTGAAGTCCTCGGCCAACAAGTTCTACGACCCCGACGTCGACATCGACTGGTCCGCCCCGCTGGCCGAGGGCAAGCCCTTCCAGCTGGAGCGCCGCAGCTCGCTCTACGGCACGCACCTGTGGGACCGGCTCACCGAGGAACAGCGGCTCGAACTGGGCAAGCACGAGCTGGCCAGCATCGCCAGCAACGGCATCTTCTTCGAGGTGCTGCTGATGCAACTGCTGCTGAAGGAGGTCTACAACTCCGACCCGACCACGCGGCACGTGCAGTACGCGCTCGCCGAGATCGCCGACGAGTGCCGCCACTCGACGATGTTCGCGCGGTCGGTCGAGGCCGTTGGGGCGCCGGCGTACGGCCCGGTGAAGATCGTGCATCGCCTGGGCAAGCTGCTGCCGTTCATCGGCTACGGGCCCGCGCTGTACGGCTCGATCCTGGTCGCCGAGGAGATCCTCGACCGGATCCAGCGGGAGAGCATGGCGGACGAGGACATCCAGCCGCTTGTGCGCATGGTCAACCGCATCCACGTGCTCGAAGAGGCGCGGCACGTGACCTTCGCCCGCGAGGAGGTCACCCGCGGCATGGCGAAGTTGAACAAGGCCGAGCTGTTCTACCAGCGCTGGCTCATCGCCGTGGTCAGCTTCGCGATCACCCGCAGCCTGATCAACCCGCGCGTCTACAAGGCGGTCGGCCTCAATCCGCGCGAGGCGTGGGAGGCGGCCATGAACAACCCGCACTGGCACGAAACCCTCCGCTGGTCCGGCGAGCGCATCATGGCGTTCCTCGACGACGCAGGGCTCGTCGGCCAGCCGGGCACGTACTGGTGGCGCAAGTCCTTCCTGCTGGGGGCCCGATGA
- a CDS encoding DUF3152 domain-containing protein has product MKRASSGERGEGRRLQYAPPSGRPSVRLSEDRYRPRARRVQAEPLAASWKPPQAQLEQDPEEARRERRRKGKVGRLVGAYGWRVYALPVLVVITVLVVFNTATEPPQTNSAAETVDGGAAQGGDSALSEQPATPRDLNIPTAELPTGGDFTQSGSMAYHVVPVPNDGVSGKEAGSGGKLYHYTIEVENGIDAASYAGDDAFASAVERTLSDVRSWIGTSKVKLQRVGADYPDIDFRVSLTTPETAKRPDVCGFSIPFPTSCYSRSFDHRVVINLARWVRGGLAFTDLGMYRQYAINHEVGHALGKSHVGCQENGALAPVMMQQTFGVSNNYVAQLNAVDQYNSKAVPADGKTCVPNAWPVLQFGDSAPAG; this is encoded by the coding sequence GTGAAGCGGGCGAGCAGCGGCGAGCGTGGCGAAGGACGGCGACTGCAGTACGCGCCCCCGTCGGGCCGGCCGTCGGTTCGCCTGAGCGAGGACCGCTACCGGCCGCGTGCGCGGCGCGTGCAGGCCGAGCCGCTCGCCGCGTCGTGGAAGCCGCCGCAGGCGCAGCTCGAGCAGGACCCGGAGGAAGCCCGCCGGGAGCGGCGCCGCAAGGGCAAGGTCGGCCGTCTCGTCGGCGCCTACGGCTGGCGCGTGTACGCGCTGCCGGTCCTCGTCGTGATCACCGTCCTGGTGGTGTTCAACACCGCGACCGAGCCGCCGCAGACGAACTCCGCGGCGGAGACCGTCGACGGCGGCGCCGCGCAGGGCGGGGACAGCGCGCTCTCCGAACAACCGGCCACGCCGCGCGACCTCAACATCCCCACCGCCGAGCTGCCGACCGGCGGTGATTTCACGCAGAGCGGCTCCATGGCCTACCACGTCGTCCCGGTGCCGAACGACGGCGTGAGCGGCAAGGAGGCCGGCAGCGGCGGGAAGCTGTACCACTACACGATCGAGGTCGAGAACGGCATCGACGCGGCCAGTTACGCCGGCGACGACGCCTTCGCCAGCGCCGTCGAGCGGACGCTGTCGGACGTGCGCAGCTGGATCGGCACCAGCAAGGTCAAGCTGCAACGCGTCGGCGCGGACTACCCGGACATCGACTTCCGCGTGAGCCTCACCACCCCGGAGACCGCCAAGCGGCCGGACGTGTGCGGGTTCAGCATCCCGTTCCCGACCTCCTGCTACTCGCGGTCCTTCGACCACCGCGTGGTGATCAACCTCGCCAGGTGGGTCCGCGGCGGGCTCGCGTTCACCGACCTCGGGATGTACCGGCAGTACGCGATCAACCACGAGGTCGGGCACGCGCTGGGGAAATCGCACGTGGGCTGCCAGGAGAACGGCGCGCTGGCGCCCGTGATGATGCAGCAGACCTTCGGCGTGTCGAACAACTACGTGGCCCAGCTGAACGCGGTCGACCAGTACAACTCGAAGGCCGTGCCCGCCGACGGCAAGACCTGCGTTCCGAACGCCTGGCCGGTGCTGCAGTTCGGCGATTCCGCTCCGGCCGGCTGA
- a CDS encoding alpha/beta hydrolase family protein, with the protein MWEPPGYTVPSSFAEHEVAVGAVAGTLTLPVGAGPRPGVVLLAGGGPQDRDETTGPNKPLKDLAWGLASRGVAVVRFDKRAGAPTMAEEYVPDARAAVRLLATRPEVDRVFLAGHSMGGKVAPRVAAAEPVAGMVLLAADAQPMHEAAVRVARHLDSLGALPDGFLDTIVRQATLAGGPDLKPSTPAADLLFGFPASYWLDLRDYDPVATAAALDVPMLILQGGRDYQVTVDEDLARWRAGLAHRADVDIRVHDACDHLFFPGTEPSRPEQYAHPQHVDEAVVDDIATWLK; encoded by the coding sequence ATGTGGGAGCCCCCGGGGTACACCGTTCCGTCGTCGTTCGCCGAGCACGAGGTCGCGGTCGGCGCGGTCGCCGGCACGCTGACGCTGCCCGTCGGCGCCGGGCCGAGGCCGGGCGTCGTGCTGCTCGCGGGCGGCGGGCCGCAGGACCGCGACGAGACGACCGGACCGAACAAGCCGCTCAAGGACCTGGCGTGGGGTCTCGCGAGCCGTGGCGTGGCCGTCGTCCGCTTCGACAAGCGGGCAGGCGCGCCGACGATGGCCGAGGAGTACGTGCCCGACGCCCGCGCCGCCGTTCGGCTGCTGGCCACGCGGCCGGAGGTGGACCGGGTGTTCCTCGCCGGGCACAGCATGGGCGGCAAGGTCGCGCCCCGCGTCGCCGCCGCCGAGCCGGTCGCCGGGATGGTGCTGCTGGCCGCGGACGCACAGCCGATGCACGAGGCCGCGGTCCGCGTCGCCCGGCACCTCGACTCGCTCGGGGCACTGCCGGACGGTTTCCTGGACACGATCGTCCGGCAGGCCACGCTGGCCGGCGGCCCGGACCTGAAACCATCGACCCCGGCCGCGGACCTGCTGTTCGGCTTCCCCGCGTCGTACTGGCTGGACCTGCGCGACTACGACCCGGTGGCGACCGCCGCCGCGCTGGACGTGCCGATGCTGATCCTCCAGGGCGGCCGCGACTACCAGGTGACCGTCGACGAAGACCTGGCCCGCTGGCGTGCGGGCCTCGCCCACCGCGCGGACGTGGACATCCGCGTCCACGATGCCTGCGACCACCTGTTCTTCCCCGGTACGGAACCCTCCCGGCCCGAGCAGTACGCGCACCCGCAGCACGTGGACGAGGCGGTGGTCGACGACATCGCCACGTGGTTGAAGTAA